In Flavobacterium cerinum, one genomic interval encodes:
- the gyrA gene encoding DNA gyrase subunit A has product MSEGEKLIPINIEDEMKSAYIDYSMSVIVSRALPDVRDGLKPVHRRVLFGMYELGVLSNRAHKKSARIVGEVLGKYHPHGDSSVYDAMVRMAQEWSLRYLLVDGQGNFGSIDGDSPAAMRYTEARMKKLSEEILADIDKETVDFQLNFDDTLEEPKVMPTKIPNLLINGASGIAVGMATNMAPHNLTEVIDGTLAYIDNNDIEVDELMQYIKAPDFPTGGVIYGYEGVREAFKTGRGRVVVRAKANFEEVDGRESIIVTEIPYQVNKAEMIKKTADLVNEKRIEGISTIRDESDRNGMRIVYVLKREAVPNIVLNTLYKYTQLQSSFSVNNIALVKGRPQLLNLKDLIHYFVEHRHEVVTRRAEFDLRKAEERAHILEGLIIASDNIDEVIALIRASKNADEAKEKLVERFNLSDIQSRAIVEMRLRQLTGLEQDKLRAEYDEIMKLIAYLRELLASKEMRMGVIKDELAEIRDKYGDGRRSVIEYAGGDVSIEDLIADENVVITISHAGYIKRTPLSEYKTQNRGGVGQKGVATRDQDFLEHLFVATNHQYMLFFTQKGKCFWMRVYEIPEGSKTSKGRAIQNLINIENDDKVKAFICTQDLKDEEYINSHYVIMATKQGQVKKTPLEQYSRPRQNGINAITIKEDDELLEAKLTNGESQILIAVKSGKLVRFEEGKTRPMGRSASGVRGITLADEKDEVIGMVSVNDMESEILVVSENGYGKRSSLEDYRITNRGGKGVKTLNITDKTGNLVSINSVTDADDLMIINKSGLTIRMEVSDLRVMGRATQGVRLINIKGNDSIAAVTKVMREENDGSEGEENDNIDEISETQE; this is encoded by the coding sequence ATGTCTGAAGGAGAAAAGTTAATTCCTATTAACATTGAGGACGAAATGAAATCTGCTTACATCGATTATTCGATGTCAGTAATTGTATCAAGAGCGCTTCCTGATGTTAGAGATGGCTTGAAACCGGTTCACCGAAGAGTATTATTCGGAATGTATGAATTAGGAGTATTATCGAATAGAGCACATAAAAAGTCGGCCAGAATCGTTGGAGAGGTTTTGGGTAAATATCACCCTCACGGTGACAGCTCTGTTTATGATGCGATGGTTCGTATGGCTCAGGAGTGGAGTTTGCGATATCTTTTAGTGGACGGCCAGGGGAACTTCGGTTCTATCGATGGTGACAGTCCGGCAGCTATGCGTTATACGGAAGCAAGAATGAAAAAACTTTCGGAAGAAATTCTTGCTGATATTGATAAAGAAACAGTTGATTTTCAATTAAACTTTGACGATACTTTAGAGGAACCTAAAGTAATGCCAACGAAAATCCCGAACCTTTTAATTAACGGTGCATCCGGTATTGCTGTAGGTATGGCGACCAATATGGCACCGCACAACCTAACGGAAGTAATTGACGGTACACTGGCGTATATCGATAATAACGATATCGAAGTGGATGAACTGATGCAGTACATCAAAGCACCGGATTTCCCTACCGGAGGTGTTATTTATGGTTATGAAGGTGTTCGTGAAGCTTTTAAAACCGGTAGAGGACGTGTGGTTGTACGCGCCAAAGCAAATTTTGAAGAAGTGGATGGCCGTGAGTCAATTATTGTAACGGAAATTCCGTATCAGGTGAACAAAGCGGAAATGATTAAAAAAACCGCTGACCTTGTAAATGAAAAAAGAATTGAAGGTATTTCGACAATTCGCGACGAATCGGATCGTAACGGTATGCGTATTGTTTACGTATTAAAACGGGAAGCGGTTCCGAATATCGTATTAAATACCTTATATAAGTATACACAGTTGCAGTCTTCTTTCAGTGTGAATAATATCGCATTGGTAAAAGGACGTCCGCAATTGTTAAACCTGAAAGATCTGATTCATTATTTCGTGGAACACCGCCATGAAGTTGTGACGAGAAGAGCGGAATTCGACTTGCGTAAAGCGGAAGAAAGAGCGCACATCTTAGAAGGTCTGATCATTGCTTCGGATAATATTGATGAAGTTATTGCTTTGATCCGTGCGTCTAAAAATGCAGACGAAGCAAAAGAAAAATTAGTAGAACGTTTTAATTTATCGGATATCCAATCCCGCGCCATCGTAGAAATGCGTTTACGTCAGTTAACCGGACTGGAGCAGGATAAATTAAGAGCGGAATACGATGAAATCATGAAGTTGATTGCTTATTTAAGAGAATTATTAGCAAGCAAGGAAATGAGAATGGGTGTTATTAAAGATGAATTAGCGGAAATCAGAGATAAATACGGTGATGGACGTCGTTCGGTTATTGAATATGCCGGAGGTGATGTGAGCATTGAAGATTTAATTGCGGATGAAAATGTAGTTATTACGATTTCGCATGCCGGTTATATCAAACGTACACCGCTGTCAGAATACAAAACACAGAACAGAGGAGGAGTCGGACAAAAAGGTGTGGCAACGCGCGATCAGGACTTCCTGGAGCATTTATTCGTGGCAACGAACCACCAATATATGTTGTTTTTTACTCAAAAAGGAAAATGTTTCTGGATGCGGGTATATGAAATTCCGGAAGGAAGTAAAACCAGTAAAGGAAGAGCAATTCAGAACCTTATCAATATCGAGAATGATGATAAAGTAAAAGCATTCATCTGTACGCAGGATTTAAAAGACGAAGAATATATCAACAGTCATTATGTGATCATGGCTACCAAACAAGGTCAGGTTAAAAAGACACCGTTGGAGCAATATTCACGTCCGCGCCAGAATGGTATTAATGCGATTACGATTAAAGAAGATGATGAATTACTGGAAGCAAAATTAACCAACGGAGAAAGTCAGATTCTGATTGCAGTAAAATCCGGTAAATTGGTTCGTTTTGAAGAAGGTAAAACCCGTCCGATGGGAAGAAGTGCTTCCGGAGTAAGAGGAATCACACTTGCTGATGAAAAAGATGAAGTAATCGGGATGGTATCGGTTAACGATATGGAAAGTGAAATTCTTGTAGTTTCAGAAAACGGTTACGGAAAACGTTCTTCATTGGAAGATTACCGTATTACCAACCGTGGCGGAAAAGGAGTGAAGACTTTGAATATAACCGATAAAACCGGAAATCTCGTTTCTATTAATAGTGTAACTGATGCAGATGATCTGATGATTATCAATAAATCCGGATTGACTATTCGTATGGAAGTTTCGGATCTGCGTGTAATGGGACGTGCAACACAAGGGGTTCGTTTGATTAATATCAAAGGAAATGACTCGATTGCAGCGGTAACTAAAGTAATGCGTGAAGAAAATGACGGATCGGAAGGAGAAGAAAATGATAACATCGACGAAATTTCAGAAACTCAGGAATAA
- a CDS encoding C40 family peptidase: protein MFAICNLAIVPLRAESNDRSELVSQVLFGEHFTILERNTNWSRIKLAFDGYEGWIDNKQFQLISEEQYQAISHSAAILNADLIEYITTPNNFLMPIPIGSSLSFLDFPEINTAQFSFEGVKICGAKPKTELIKTAFMYLNAPYLWGGKTPFGIDCSGFTQMVYKLNGYSILRDASQQATQGEALSFIEESEPGDLAFFDNDEGKIIHVGMIMENNYIIHAHGKVRIDRLDHLGIYNVDTGRHSHNLRVIKKIV from the coding sequence ATGTTTGCCATTTGTAACCTTGCTATTGTACCATTACGTGCCGAATCCAATGACAGAAGCGAATTAGTTTCCCAGGTATTATTTGGGGAGCATTTTACTATTTTGGAACGAAACACTAACTGGTCCAGAATAAAACTGGCATTTGACGGATATGAAGGTTGGATTGATAATAAACAATTTCAGTTAATTTCTGAAGAACAATACCAGGCGATTTCTCATTCGGCTGCCATCTTAAATGCCGATTTAATTGAGTATATCACAACTCCGAATAATTTCCTGATGCCGATACCGATCGGAAGTTCGCTTTCCTTTTTGGATTTTCCGGAGATCAACACTGCGCAATTTTCTTTTGAAGGTGTAAAGATTTGCGGAGCCAAGCCAAAAACAGAATTAATTAAAACGGCTTTCATGTATCTGAATGCTCCTTATCTATGGGGCGGAAAAACGCCTTTCGGAATTGATTGTTCCGGTTTTACACAAATGGTGTACAAACTAAACGGATATTCTATTTTAAGAGATGCTTCACAACAGGCTACACAAGGAGAAGCTTTAAGCTTTATTGAAGAAAGTGAACCCGGTGATTTAGCTTTTTTTGACAATGATGAAGGTAAAATCATCCACGTTGGAATGATTATGGAGAATAACTATATTATTCATGCGCATGGAAAAGTACGTATTGACCGTTTGGATCATTTAGGAATTTATAACGTCGACACGGGAAGACATTCACACAACCTCCGTGTCATCAAAAAAATAGTATAA
- a CDS encoding tetratricopeptide repeat protein produces the protein MKIKYALLATSMLFSVASFAQKDELKTLKKLYAKDQMSVSEVSEYKSAINKLGGMSLAESDQIYTNFYKAMTPLLELDATAGGAAPNMQSLAKVFTPAKINEMATGLNAVLDYEKKTGKKVYTDDINETIMSYKPLLINYAIALNQGSKFKEAAQVFEAIYNLDKKDDGNLYNASILALQSQDFDLALKYLNELKAINYSGEGTLYYATNKATGNEESFNSDADRKASIKLGIHEKPRDEKVPSKRGEIYKNIASILVHQGKVDEAKKAINDAKAANPGDTSLMLAEANLYLDAKDFAGYKRVIKEVLEKDPNDADLLFNLGVISTNSGEFDEARDYYKKAIAVNPNYFNAYNNLGALMLNGEDKMVKEMNSLGTTPKENKRFDELKAKRNKMYQEALPYFEKAFQIEPKDQNIKAVLMNAYQVLEMDAKYKALKAQK, from the coding sequence ATGAAAATTAAATATGCTTTATTAGCGACATCAATGTTGTTTTCTGTGGCTTCATTTGCTCAGAAAGACGAATTGAAAACGCTGAAAAAATTATACGCTAAAGACCAAATGTCTGTGTCGGAAGTTTCAGAATACAAATCCGCTATTAATAAATTAGGCGGGATGTCTCTGGCTGAATCGGATCAGATTTATACCAATTTCTATAAGGCTATGACACCGCTTTTGGAACTTGACGCTACAGCTGGAGGAGCAGCACCTAATATGCAGTCTTTAGCAAAAGTGTTTACACCGGCAAAAATTAATGAAATGGCTACCGGTTTAAATGCTGTTTTGGATTATGAGAAAAAGACAGGTAAAAAAGTATATACAGACGATATCAATGAAACGATTATGTCGTATAAACCGCTTTTAATCAATTATGCAATTGCTTTAAATCAGGGATCTAAATTTAAAGAAGCAGCTCAGGTTTTTGAAGCGATCTATAACCTGGATAAAAAAGATGACGGAAACTTATATAATGCTTCCATCTTAGCTTTACAGTCTCAGGATTTTGATTTAGCATTAAAATACCTGAACGAATTAAAAGCGATTAATTATTCCGGAGAAGGAACGCTTTACTATGCTACAAATAAAGCAACCGGAAATGAAGAGTCTTTTAACTCTGATGCTGATCGTAAAGCATCAATCAAATTAGGAATCCACGAAAAACCAAGAGATGAAAAGGTTCCTTCTAAAAGAGGTGAAATTTATAAAAATATTGCTTCTATCTTAGTGCACCAGGGTAAAGTTGATGAGGCTAAAAAAGCAATCAATGATGCTAAAGCGGCTAATCCCGGTGATACAAGTTTAATGTTGGCTGAAGCTAATTTGTATTTGGATGCTAAAGATTTTGCCGGATATAAAAGAGTAATTAAGGAAGTTTTAGAAAAAGATCCTAACGATGCTGATTTATTGTTTAATCTAGGAGTTATCAGTACTAATTCCGGTGAATTTGATGAAGCCAGAGATTACTATAAAAAAGCAATTGCGGTAAATCCGAACTATTTTAATGCTTATAATAATTTAGGCGCTTTAATGTTAAACGGAGAAGATAAAATGGTAAAAGAAATGAATTCTTTAGGAACCACTCCAAAAGAAAACAAGCGTTTTGATGAATTAAAAGCGAAACGAAACAAAATGTATCAAGAAGCTTTGCCATATTTTGAAAAAGCATTCCAGATTGAACCAAAAGATCAAAATATCAAAGCGGTATTAATGAACGCTTATCAGGTATTAGAAATGGATGCGAAATATAAAGCATTAAAAGCACAAAAATAA
- a CDS encoding ATP-dependent Clp protease ATP-binding subunit, translated as MDDNFSPRVKDVISYSKEEALRLGHDFIGTEHLMLGILRDGNGTAINILNNLDVDLEHLRRKVEVLSPANPNIDRSNEKKNLHLTRQAERALRTTFLEAKVFQSTSISTAHLLLCILRNENDPTTKLLNKLKIDYEIVKEQFIAMTSNEEDYLDNLPKAESFNDDSGQDDSLRDTGFNNPGTGKANKKSKTPVLDNFGRDLTELAEEGKLDPVVGREKEIERVSQILSRRKKNNPLLIGEPGVGKSAIAEGLALRIIQKKVSRILFNKRVVTLDLASLVAGTKYRGQFEERMKAVMNELEKNDDIILFIDEIHTIVGAGGATGSLDASNMFKPALARGEIQCIGATTLDEYRQYIEKDGALERRFQKVIVEPTSVEETITILNNIKNKYEDHHNVIYTPEAIEACVKLTNRYMSERFLPDKAIDALDEAGSRVHITNIDVPKQILDLERQLEEVRELKNSVVKKQKYEEAAKLRDDEKRIEKDLATAQEQWEEDAKNNRITVTEDNVADVVSMMTGIPVNRIAQTESNKLAHLPELIKGKVIGQDEAVQKIAKSIQRNRAGLKDPNKPIGSFIFLGQTGVGKTQLAKVIAKELFDSEDALVRIDMSEYMEKFAISRLVGAPPGYVGYEEGGQLTEKVRRKPYCVVLLDEIEKAHPDVFNMMLQVLDDGHLTDSLGRKIDFRNTIIIMTSNVGARQLKDFGQGVGFGTTARQSQVDENSKGIIENALKKAFAPEFLNRIDDVIVFNPLEKEDIDKIIDIELEKLYIRVADLGYKLALSDKAKQFIADKGFDKQFGARPLKRAIQKYVEDTLAEEIITSKIHEGDEIFMDLEEGSQELTVAIKKAEKPTN; from the coding sequence ATGGACGATAATTTTTCACCAAGAGTTAAGGACGTAATTAGCTATAGTAAAGAAGAGGCTTTACGATTAGGGCATGATTTTATCGGTACGGAACACTTAATGTTAGGAATCTTAAGAGACGGTAACGGGACCGCAATTAACATATTAAATAATCTGGATGTAGATTTAGAGCATCTGCGCAGAAAAGTTGAAGTATTAAGCCCTGCAAATCCCAATATCGACCGAAGTAATGAAAAGAAAAACCTTCATTTAACACGCCAGGCCGAACGTGCTTTACGCACCACTTTTTTAGAAGCTAAAGTATTCCAGAGTACTTCGATTAGTACCGCTCATTTATTGTTGTGCATCCTCAGAAATGAGAATGATCCGACAACAAAGCTTTTGAACAAATTAAAAATTGACTATGAAATAGTTAAAGAACAATTTATTGCTATGACATCAAACGAAGAAGATTACCTAGATAACCTGCCAAAAGCGGAGTCCTTTAATGATGATTCCGGACAAGATGACAGTTTGCGTGACACCGGGTTTAATAATCCGGGTACCGGCAAAGCCAATAAAAAATCGAAAACACCGGTTCTTGACAATTTCGGACGTGATTTAACCGAATTAGCCGAAGAAGGTAAATTGGATCCTGTTGTTGGTCGCGAAAAAGAAATTGAACGCGTTTCTCAAATTCTGAGCCGTCGTAAAAAAAATAACCCGCTATTAATCGGTGAACCGGGAGTTGGTAAATCGGCTATTGCCGAAGGATTGGCATTGCGAATTATCCAGAAAAAAGTATCCCGTATCCTGTTTAACAAACGAGTGGTAACCCTGGATCTGGCCAGTTTAGTAGCCGGAACCAAATACCGCGGTCAGTTTGAAGAACGTATGAAAGCGGTAATGAACGAATTGGAAAAAAATGACGATATCATCCTTTTTATTGATGAGATCCATACAATTGTAGGTGCCGGTGGCGCTACAGGTTCACTGGATGCTTCCAATATGTTTAAACCGGCACTGGCACGTGGTGAAATCCAATGTATCGGGGCTACAACATTAGACGAATACCGTCAATATATTGAAAAAGACGGTGCGTTGGAAAGACGTTTCCAAAAAGTAATCGTGGAACCTACATCTGTAGAAGAAACCATTACTATTTTGAATAACATCAAAAATAAATACGAAGATCACCATAATGTAATTTATACACCGGAAGCTATTGAAGCCTGTGTTAAATTAACAAACCGTTATATGTCCGAACGTTTTTTACCGGACAAAGCTATCGATGCGTTAGACGAAGCCGGTTCCCGTGTACACATCACCAATATTGACGTACCGAAACAAATTCTTGATTTGGAACGTCAATTAGAAGAAGTACGCGAACTCAAAAATTCGGTTGTTAAGAAACAGAAATATGAAGAGGCTGCCAAATTACGTGATGATGAAAAACGTATTGAAAAAGATTTGGCTACAGCACAGGAACAATGGGAAGAAGATGCGAAAAACAATCGTATTACCGTTACCGAAGATAATGTTGCTGATGTTGTTTCTATGATGACCGGTATTCCGGTAAACCGTATTGCACAAACGGAAAGTAACAAACTAGCCCATTTACCGGAACTGATAAAAGGGAAAGTAATCGGCCAGGATGAAGCGGTACAAAAAATTGCAAAATCAATTCAGCGTAACCGTGCCGGATTAAAAGATCCGAACAAACCGATCGGTTCTTTTATCTTCTTAGGGCAAACCGGAGTTGGTAAAACCCAATTGGCTAAAGTGATCGCTAAAGAATTATTTGATTCTGAAGATGCTTTAGTTCGTATTGACATGAGTGAATACATGGAAAAATTCGCCATTTCCCGATTAGTAGGTGCGCCTCCGGGATATGTAGGGTACGAAGAAGGCGGTCAGCTTACGGAAAAAGTAAGAAGAAAACCTTATTGTGTGGTACTTTTGGATGAAATTGAAAAAGCACATCCGGATGTTTTCAATATGATGTTACAAGTATTGGATGACGGTCATTTAACAGACAGTTTAGGTCGTAAAATTGATTTCCGTAATACGATTATCATTATGACTTCCAATGTAGGAGCGCGTCAATTAAAAGATTTCGGTCAGGGTGTCGGTTTCGGCACTACTGCCAGACAATCACAGGTTGATGAAAACTCAAAAGGAATTATCGAAAATGCATTGAAAAAAGCCTTTGCACCGGAATTCCTGAATCGTATTGATGATGTTATCGTATTTAATCCGCTTGAAAAAGAAGATATCGACAAAATCATCGACATCGAATTGGAAAAACTATATATCAGAGTAGCTGATTTAGGTTATAAATTAGCATTATCCGATAAAGCAAAACAATTTATTGCTGATAAAGGATTTGACAAACAATTCGGAGCGCGACCGTTAAAACGAGCGATTCAGAAATATGTGGAAGATACTTTAGCTGAGGAGATCATCACCTCTAAAATACACGAAGGCGATGAGATCTTTATGGACCTTGAAGAAGGCAGCCAGGAACTCACCGTAGCAATTAAGAAAGCTGAAAAACCTACTAATTAA